A window from Maridesulfovibrio ferrireducens encodes these proteins:
- a CDS encoding MFS transporter — translation MSKFLPLHSDSPPPSSSHRRWTIFAVVSFIYLLVYFQRQAPAVLALDLMRDLNLKGSSFGLLGAAFFFPYALLQLVAGPITKRLGPRRTLCIFFGLAGIGAVGFSFATNLPMALGCRFLVGVGAAMVLVPVLEILSAWFKQEEFTTMVGLLIAVAGLGVYAGAAPLSHLDHVLGWRGSFMIVGGLSLCLVAFAWLIVRDRPQIFEPERLKPLKESSSSARTLKVLSTSAFWPPVIWAFMALGVFISFGGLWGGPWLMHAHGFDKIRTGHVLSKLALGMILGGPLLGFLAERVLKSRKKVLVLAAFGLVLLTAETAFGNPMTPTGLFVWFGLLGMTTMAAAPLPLTLVRNAFADDLAPTATGLANFFFLAGGAVMQQAGGWLLETQGHTVLTGTSEHYATLFQAYFACAVVALVAALLTREE, via the coding sequence ATGAGTAAATTCCTTCCCTTGCATTCCGATAGTCCCCCTCCTTCATCGAGCCACCGCCGCTGGACTATCTTTGCCGTGGTCTCGTTTATCTACCTGCTCGTGTACTTCCAGCGCCAAGCCCCGGCTGTGCTCGCTCTGGACCTGATGCGTGACCTTAATCTCAAGGGTTCTTCCTTTGGATTGTTAGGCGCGGCCTTTTTTTTCCCATACGCACTGCTCCAGCTCGTGGCCGGGCCGATTACAAAAAGACTAGGCCCCCGTAGGACCCTTTGCATTTTCTTCGGACTGGCGGGCATCGGAGCGGTCGGTTTCTCCTTTGCCACCAACCTGCCGATGGCTCTCGGATGTCGTTTTCTTGTCGGAGTTGGCGCGGCCATGGTATTAGTGCCAGTGCTCGAAATTTTGTCGGCTTGGTTCAAGCAAGAAGAATTCACCACCATGGTTGGCTTGCTTATCGCCGTAGCGGGGCTCGGAGTATACGCCGGAGCCGCCCCCCTTAGTCATCTCGATCATGTCCTTGGCTGGCGTGGCAGCTTCATGATTGTTGGAGGGCTATCCCTGTGTCTTGTCGCCTTCGCTTGGCTCATCGTGCGTGACCGCCCCCAAATATTTGAACCCGAACGGTTGAAACCTCTCAAGGAGAGTTCCAGTTCCGCTCGGACTTTGAAAGTGCTGTCCACTTCCGCATTCTGGCCGCCTGTTATCTGGGCATTTATGGCTTTGGGGGTGTTCATTTCCTTTGGTGGACTCTGGGGAGGCCCTTGGCTTATGCACGCTCACGGGTTCGACAAAATTCGGACCGGACACGTCTTGTCCAAGCTCGCTCTAGGTATGATCCTAGGTGGGCCGCTCCTCGGTTTCCTTGCGGAGCGGGTTCTGAAATCCCGTAAGAAAGTACTTGTTCTTGCCGCGTTCGGCCTAGTATTGCTGACGGCCGAAACCGCTTTTGGCAATCCAATGACGCCGACCGGGCTTTTTGTTTGGTTTGGACTATTGGGAATGACCACTATGGCCGCCGCGCCCCTGCCTCTGACCTTGGTCCGCAATGCCTTTGCGGACGATCTTGCCCCAACGGCAACAGGCCTCGCCAACTTCTTCTTTCTGGCTGGGGGAGCTGTCATGCAACAAGCGGGAGGATGGCTCCTTGAAACACAGGGCCATACGGTTTTAACAGGCACATCAGAACATTACGCTACGCTTTTTCAAGCTTACTTCGCTTGCGCTGTTGTTGCTCTCGTGGCCGCATTGCTAACGCGGGAAGAATAG
- a CDS encoding transporter substrate-binding domain-containing protein codes for MQAKDKLVVVIDSNYAPMSLLTPAGDPAGILVEMWRIWGEQTDTEVNFVAGTWEETLNMVKTGKADVHSGLFRNDQRAAWLDFSDTLHSIKSAFYQNTNSQPFSMDKLDGKKFGVVAGTYQAAYLREKFPDISIIENDDHDALITELIAGKVDVIFDEVTTVSRILTRMGCDGLVSRIPDSTTANTVHAGVLKGNTELLNRINNGFRHIKQDKLSLIDKRWIKNPEDRFYQKNKAGFEVVLTDEEKSYIQKHPSLSLTSTPNWPPFEMKQDDCSYAGIAADFTRVAAGKVGLDINPVFDTNWQAHMEKLKTGKLDAAPGLNETPKRLKDFVFTKPYIEYYSAIFTTADREDVFSPEDLAGKTVALEEGYAIARNLPTDRPDIKMLLVKSTQAALEAVTTGKADAYIGNQVVASYLIKKFTLPNLKLVSLWRTDLPGQLRIAVDKDNPVLKNILQKGLDAITKEEREAILATYLDASGFQQKVFSLTKEQWAWLKSHPQIKLGIDPQSAPFEFLDENGKMQGIASEYIAFIQDKLKVDMTPVDGLNWNEVLQYAKEGRLDILPSIARTPAREKFLLFTEPYIEFPIVIFSSKEAPLISKLDDIVHGRIAVVEGYAAHEYITSDHPDFELVLFPTVPEAITALTLGKVDWFINDLATSSYVIEQKGITNLKVAAATEYVMPLSMAVRKDCPELLEIVNKALSVLSDEEAEEIKGKWLALKFEHGLDMYTVMTWALPITGGGLLIIGLIVFWNRKLGSEISERKKAQSELAETLSSLDKKNTMLEGLSTKLAKYLSPQVYDSIFSGNRDVVLSTERKKLTVFFSDIKDFTQTTDDMQPEDLTALLNHYFTEMSAIALEYGATIDKFIGDAMLMFFGDPESKGVKEDAELCVRMAITMQKRMVELEKEWKSMGFDKPFKMRVGINTGYCNVGNFGSESRMDYTIIGGEVNLAARLEGQADSGGVLMSSETYSLVKDIVNVEERKPIDVKGIRRTIQPYAVLSICGEDESCVDSGNVISYKEQGVDLSIDLNLLSQEKRKNLSQRLNEIALSLKDS; via the coding sequence GTGCAGGCCAAGGATAAACTTGTTGTCGTTATTGATAGCAACTACGCACCTATGTCCCTTCTTACACCTGCGGGTGATCCCGCTGGTATTCTTGTTGAAATGTGGAGGATCTGGGGAGAGCAGACCGACACAGAAGTTAACTTCGTTGCTGGGACTTGGGAAGAGACTTTGAATATGGTCAAGACCGGAAAGGCAGATGTTCATTCGGGATTATTTAGAAATGATCAACGGGCCGCATGGCTGGATTTTTCAGACACCTTACACTCAATTAAAAGCGCATTTTATCAGAATACAAATTCTCAACCATTTTCAATGGATAAATTGGACGGTAAAAAGTTTGGCGTGGTAGCTGGAACTTATCAGGCTGCTTATTTGCGGGAGAAATTTCCTGACATTTCGATTATTGAAAATGACGATCATGATGCTTTAATAACAGAACTTATTGCAGGTAAGGTTGATGTTATCTTTGACGAAGTTACTACTGTTTCAAGGATATTAACCCGAATGGGATGCGATGGACTTGTTAGCCGTATACCGGATTCTACGACAGCTAACACAGTACATGCAGGTGTGTTGAAAGGAAACACAGAATTATTAAATCGCATCAACAATGGTTTTAGACATATTAAACAAGATAAGCTTTCATTAATTGATAAACGTTGGATAAAAAACCCTGAAGATCGTTTTTATCAGAAGAATAAAGCTGGGTTCGAAGTTGTGCTTACCGACGAAGAAAAGTCTTATATTCAGAAACATCCTTCATTATCTTTGACCTCAACTCCAAACTGGCCTCCATTTGAAATGAAGCAGGATGATTGTTCCTATGCCGGTATCGCAGCGGATTTTACTCGTGTCGCTGCGGGCAAGGTCGGGCTCGATATAAATCCTGTTTTTGATACAAACTGGCAAGCTCATATGGAGAAGCTGAAAACAGGAAAATTGGATGCAGCTCCGGGATTGAATGAAACTCCAAAGCGTCTTAAGGATTTTGTTTTCACTAAGCCATACATAGAATATTATTCCGCCATATTCACTACGGCGGATCGTGAGGATGTCTTTTCGCCTGAAGATCTGGCAGGAAAAACGGTAGCTTTGGAAGAGGGATATGCCATTGCACGAAATCTGCCCACTGATCGCCCGGATATTAAGATGTTGCTTGTTAAGAGCACACAAGCTGCTTTGGAAGCTGTAACAACAGGAAAGGCTGATGCGTACATTGGTAATCAGGTTGTAGCTTCTTATCTTATCAAAAAATTTACCTTGCCCAATCTAAAACTTGTTAGCCTCTGGCGTACTGATCTTCCCGGTCAGCTTCGTATTGCCGTGGATAAAGATAATCCCGTATTAAAAAATATTCTCCAAAAAGGACTTGACGCTATAACCAAGGAAGAAAGGGAAGCTATTCTCGCAACCTATCTTGATGCTTCAGGTTTTCAGCAAAAAGTTTTTTCGCTTACCAAAGAACAATGGGCATGGCTTAAATCCCATCCTCAAATCAAGCTTGGAATAGATCCTCAAAGTGCGCCCTTTGAGTTCCTTGATGAAAACGGCAAGATGCAGGGGATTGCGTCGGAATATATTGCATTCATTCAGGATAAGTTGAAAGTGGATATGACTCCAGTTGATGGTTTGAACTGGAATGAAGTTCTGCAATATGCCAAGGAAGGGCGTTTGGATATTCTGCCGTCGATTGCGCGGACTCCTGCCAGAGAAAAATTTCTACTTTTTACAGAGCCTTATATTGAATTTCCGATCGTTATTTTTTCTTCTAAAGAAGCCCCTTTGATAAGTAAGCTGGATGACATTGTACATGGCAGAATTGCTGTAGTTGAAGGGTATGCCGCCCATGAATATATAACTTCGGATCATCCTGATTTTGAGCTTGTTCTCTTTCCTACAGTCCCTGAGGCAATCACAGCACTTACTCTCGGTAAAGTTGACTGGTTTATCAATGACTTGGCTACCAGTAGTTACGTTATTGAGCAGAAGGGAATAACCAATTTGAAAGTGGCAGCCGCAACTGAATATGTTATGCCCCTATCAATGGCTGTTCGTAAGGATTGCCCTGAATTACTTGAGATTGTTAACAAGGCTTTAAGTGTTCTTTCAGATGAAGAGGCTGAAGAGATCAAGGGCAAATGGCTAGCTCTAAAGTTCGAGCACGGCTTGGATATGTATACCGTTATGACATGGGCATTACCCATTACTGGCGGCGGTCTTTTGATCATAGGCCTGATCGTGTTTTGGAACAGAAAGCTCGGAAGTGAAATTTCGGAAAGGAAAAAAGCGCAATCAGAACTGGCTGAAACTTTAAGCTCTCTTGATAAAAAGAATACAATGCTTGAAGGATTGTCTACAAAGCTCGCTAAATACCTGTCTCCACAGGTGTATGATTCAATTTTTTCGGGTAATCGTGATGTGGTTTTATCCACAGAGCGTAAGAAACTTACGGTCTTTTTCTCCGATATAAAAGATTTCACCCAGACCACAGACGATATGCAGCCGGAAGACCTTACCGCCTTGCTCAACCATTATTTCACAGAGATGTCTGCCATCGCACTTGAATATGGTGCTACCATTGATAAATTTATTGGTGACGCCATGCTTATGTTCTTTGGCGATCCTGAATCAAAGGGTGTAAAAGAAGACGCCGAACTTTGCGTGCGTATGGCTATCACAATGCAAAAGAGAATGGTTGAGCTTGAAAAAGAGTGGAAAAGTATGGGATTTGATAAACCGTTTAAGATGCGGGTGGGTATTAATACTGGATATTGCAATGTTGGTAATTTCGGTTCTGAATCGCGCATGGATTATACTATTATCGGAGGTGAAGTTAACCTCGCAGCCCGTCTTGAAGGGCAGGCCGATTCTGGCGGCGTGCTTATGTCCTCAGAAACATATAGTTTAGTCAAAGACATAGTAAACGTTGAAGAGCGCAAGCCAATAGATGTTA
- a CDS encoding formyltransferase family protein, producing MFRSLLAKWKPEAVVVAGFGQLIDTPIIQYPDYGIYNVHPADLRNGYGAGPDPWGDLVTRRAQTMRVSIHQVSEEIDAGSVVGVSPSVNVRLAEGECTDDVRLIGEKTFMPVKAMVEELVRRLCSNWESDCPCTINRMDLESCFSLPEKEALMRPIDPEKRGTLLPLSPLCVRDTV from the coding sequence GTGTTTCGTTCCCTGCTAGCCAAATGGAAGCCCGAAGCTGTCGTAGTCGCGGGATTCGGTCAGCTCATAGACACCCCCATCATACAGTATCCTGACTACGGTATTTACAATGTTCATCCCGCAGACTTGCGAAACGGATATGGGGCTGGACCGGACCCGTGGGGGGATTTGGTGACGCGGCGAGCACAAACCATGAGGGTTTCCATCCACCAAGTGAGCGAGGAAATCGATGCCGGGTCGGTGGTCGGAGTTTCTCCGTCCGTCAATGTCCGTCTCGCAGAAGGAGAGTGTACGGACGATGTGCGTCTGATCGGGGAAAAAACATTCATGCCGGTTAAAGCGATGGTAGAGGAACTTGTGCGGAGGCTTTGCAGTAACTGGGAGTCCGACTGTCCTTGCACCATTAATCGTATGGACCTCGAGTCCTGTTTTTCATTGCCTGAGAAGGAAGCCCTAATGCGGCCTATCGATCCTGAGAAGCGGGGCACTCTTTTACCCCTTTCTCCTCTCTGCGTCCGAGATACTGTTTAA